The Aggregicoccus sp. 17bor-14 genome window below encodes:
- a CDS encoding FAD-dependent oxidoreductase produces MELSRRELLAAFLGSAVAAQACRRPEASGAPVPGALVDRAVQSGHRLRAGGPLPRAAEAERVDVLVVGAGIAGLSAAWRLAGAGVTDFRVLELDAKAGGTARSGRSAVSAYPWGAHYLPAPLESSGPVVRLLRELGAVVGEDARGRPEYAEALRVQEPEERLFYRGSWYEGLYLRAGASPEDLRQLARFEARMARFAAARDAKGRRAFTVPVGACSDDAEWTQLDRLSMAAWLAQEGFTSPRLRWLVDYACRDDYGAEAAFTSAWAGIWYFAARQDGESQQSGAEGFLTWPEGNGHLVAALRAAAGAQRVRTGVLVHTVEPEGEGWRVHGLEGDTPRAWHARQVVFAGPRYVAQHVVAPWRAERPAWADAFAYSPWVVANLHLHRKPAGRGFPLAWDNVLYESRSLGYVVATHQRLQAVDVGPTVLTWYLPLSGEDVKGERARMLSAGYAEYERLVMADLAVAHPGVREDAERLEVMRWGHAMVRPRVGFLWGGAREAAGRSLSAGAGPSLHFAHSDLGGLALFEEAQWHGVRAAEAALAGLGRAPSGSSWL; encoded by the coding sequence CTGGAACTGAGCCGGCGCGAGCTGCTCGCGGCCTTCCTCGGAAGCGCCGTGGCGGCGCAGGCCTGCCGCAGGCCCGAGGCCAGTGGCGCCCCCGTGCCCGGAGCACTGGTGGACCGCGCGGTGCAGTCGGGACACCGGCTGCGCGCAGGGGGCCCGCTGCCGCGCGCCGCCGAGGCGGAGCGGGTGGACGTGCTCGTCGTGGGCGCGGGCATCGCGGGTCTGAGTGCGGCGTGGCGGCTCGCGGGCGCAGGCGTCACGGACTTCCGCGTGCTCGAGCTGGACGCGAAGGCGGGCGGCACCGCGCGCTCGGGGAGGAGCGCCGTGAGCGCCTACCCCTGGGGCGCGCACTACCTGCCTGCGCCGCTCGAGTCCTCGGGGCCGGTGGTGCGGCTCTTGCGCGAGCTGGGCGCGGTGGTGGGGGAGGATGCGCGCGGGCGGCCCGAGTACGCCGAGGCGCTGCGCGTGCAGGAGCCCGAGGAGCGGCTCTTCTACCGCGGCAGCTGGTACGAGGGGCTGTATTTGCGCGCGGGCGCGAGCCCCGAGGACCTGCGCCAGCTCGCGCGCTTCGAGGCGCGCATGGCCCGCTTCGCCGCCGCGCGCGACGCGAAGGGAAGGCGCGCCTTCACCGTGCCGGTGGGCGCGTGCAGCGACGACGCGGAGTGGACGCAGCTCGACCGGCTGAGCATGGCCGCGTGGCTCGCGCAGGAGGGCTTCACCTCGCCGCGCCTGCGCTGGCTCGTGGACTACGCCTGCCGCGACGACTACGGCGCCGAGGCGGCCTTCACCAGCGCGTGGGCCGGCATCTGGTACTTCGCCGCGCGCCAGGACGGCGAGTCGCAGCAATCGGGCGCGGAGGGCTTCCTCACCTGGCCCGAGGGCAATGGGCACCTGGTGGCGGCGCTGCGCGCGGCGGCCGGAGCGCAACGCGTGCGCACCGGCGTCCTCGTGCACACGGTGGAGCCGGAGGGCGAGGGCTGGCGCGTGCATGGGCTCGAGGGCGACACCCCCCGCGCCTGGCATGCCCGGCAGGTGGTGTTCGCCGGCCCGCGCTACGTGGCCCAGCACGTGGTGGCGCCGTGGCGCGCCGAGCGCCCCGCCTGGGCGGACGCCTTCGCGTACAGCCCCTGGGTGGTGGCGAACCTGCACCTGCACCGCAAGCCCGCGGGCCGCGGCTTCCCGCTCGCCTGGGACAACGTCCTCTACGAGAGCCGCTCGCTCGGCTACGTGGTCGCGACCCACCAGCGGCTGCAGGCGGTGGACGTGGGGCCCACCGTGCTCACCTGGTACCTGCCGCTCTCCGGCGAGGACGTGAAGGGCGAGCGCGCGCGCATGCTGTCCGCGGGCTACGCCGAGTACGAGCGCCTGGTGATGGCCGACCTCGCGGTCGCGCACCCGGGCGTGCGCGAGGACGCCGAGCGCCTGGAGGTGATGCGCTGGGGCCACGCCATGGTGCGCCCGCGCGTAGGCTTCCTCTGGGGTGGCGCGCGCGAGGCCGCCGGGCGCAGCCTCAGCGCGGGAGCGGGGCCCAGCCTCCACTTCGCCCACAGCGACCTGGGCGGGCTCGCGCTCTTCGAGGAGGCCCAGTGGCACGGGGTGCGCGCCGCGGAGGCCGCGCTCGCGGGGCTGGGCCGGGCGCCCTCCGGCTCGAGCTGGCTCTAG
- a CDS encoding PLP-dependent aminotransferase family protein, translated as MSLAAPLPMNTVNPATPMTLPLASRMSRMTTSAVREILKVAERPDILSFAGGLPAPELFPVDAIARAHADVLATEGAQAMQYSITEGFLPLREHISALLAQRGISASPERILVTNGSQQGIDLVGKVLLNAGDRVAVENPSYLAALQSLGGYEVQFDPVPSDAEGMQVEALEAMLKGPTPPRLIYVVPDFHNPTGRQLSLARRKRLVQLAQTYRVPILEDDPYGELRFTGQALPKLAALDDQGVVIYLSTFSKTLAPGLRVGWMVAPPSLLKGFTIAKQASDLHTGTLSQRAIARLLQTFDYAGHIGMLRQVYGERCNTMLESLTEHMPAGSQWTAPAGGMFVWVEFPEGLSADKLFHAALAQKVAFVPGSPFFAGPSNGRFLRLNYSNRTPELIREGMARLGRVTRA; from the coding sequence ATGAGCCTCGCCGCCCCGCTTCCCATGAACACCGTGAATCCCGCCACGCCCATGACCCTGCCGCTGGCCTCGCGCATGTCGCGCATGACCACCTCCGCCGTGCGCGAGATCCTCAAGGTCGCCGAGCGCCCGGACATCCTCTCCTTCGCCGGCGGCCTGCCCGCCCCCGAGCTCTTCCCGGTGGACGCCATCGCGCGCGCCCACGCGGACGTGCTCGCCACCGAGGGCGCCCAGGCGATGCAGTACAGCATCACCGAGGGCTTCCTCCCGCTGCGCGAGCACATCAGCGCGCTGCTCGCCCAGCGCGGCATCTCGGCCAGCCCCGAGCGCATCCTCGTCACCAACGGCTCGCAGCAGGGCATCGACCTGGTGGGCAAGGTGCTGCTCAACGCCGGGGACCGCGTGGCGGTGGAGAACCCCAGCTACCTCGCCGCGCTGCAGAGCCTCGGCGGCTACGAGGTGCAGTTCGACCCCGTGCCCAGCGACGCCGAGGGCATGCAGGTGGAGGCGCTGGAGGCCATGCTCAAGGGCCCCACGCCCCCGCGCCTCATCTACGTGGTGCCGGACTTCCACAACCCCACCGGCCGGCAGCTATCCCTCGCGCGCCGCAAGCGCCTCGTGCAGCTCGCGCAGACCTACCGCGTGCCCATCCTCGAGGACGACCCCTACGGCGAGCTGCGCTTCACCGGCCAGGCGCTGCCCAAGCTCGCGGCGCTCGATGACCAGGGCGTGGTCATCTACCTGAGCACCTTCTCCAAGACGCTCGCGCCCGGCCTGCGCGTGGGCTGGATGGTCGCGCCGCCCAGCCTCCTCAAGGGCTTCACCATCGCCAAGCAGGCGAGCGACCTGCACACCGGCACCCTCTCGCAGCGCGCGATCGCGCGGCTGCTGCAGACCTTCGACTACGCGGGCCACATCGGCATGCTGCGCCAGGTGTACGGCGAGCGCTGCAACACCATGCTCGAGTCGCTCACCGAGCACATGCCCGCGGGCAGCCAGTGGACCGCGCCCGCAGGCGGCATGTTCGTGTGGGTGGAGTTCCCCGAGGGCCTCAGCGCGGACAAGCTCTTCCACGCCGCGCTCGCGCAGAAGGTGGCCTTCGTGCCCGGCAGCCCCTTCTTCGCGGGCCCCTCCAACGGCCGCTTCCTGCGCCTCAACTACTCCAACCGCACCCCGGAGCTCATCCGCGAAGGCATGGCCCGCCTCGGCCGCGTCACGCGCGCCTGA
- a CDS encoding Lrp/AsnC family transcriptional regulator translates to MDDLDLKLLDLLQSDGRRTQLELSREVGLSQPAVAERIRKLEGRGVITGYAARVDAARLGKDITAFIGVSIEHPKYFEGFAKKVLTMTDVLEAHRVAGQDSYLLKVRTDNTGTLDTLLVDNLRTIPGVTRTHTTIVLSSMKETTHVHPAKRLLEGDRP, encoded by the coding sequence ATGGACGACCTCGACCTCAAGTTGTTGGATTTGCTGCAGAGCGACGGCCGTCGCACGCAGCTCGAGCTCAGCCGCGAGGTGGGCCTCAGCCAGCCGGCCGTGGCGGAGCGCATCCGCAAGCTGGAGGGGCGCGGGGTCATCACCGGGTACGCGGCGCGCGTGGACGCGGCGCGCCTGGGCAAGGACATCACCGCCTTCATCGGCGTGAGCATCGAGCACCCGAAGTACTTCGAGGGCTTCGCGAAGAAGGTGCTCACGATGACCGACGTGCTCGAGGCGCACCGGGTGGCGGGCCAGGACAGCTACCTGCTCAAGGTCCGCACGGACAACACGGGCACCCTGGACACGCTGCTCGTGGACAACCTGCGCACCATCCCCGGCGTCACCCGCACGCACACCACCATCGTCCTCTCCTCGATGAAGGAGACGACGCACGTGCACCCCGCCAAGCGACTTCTCGAAGGAGACCGGCCATGA